Genomic window (Synechococcus sp. LA31):
GCGCACCACCACATCAAGGCAAGCGCCCAGGCGGGTCACACGGCGGCGCAGTTCAGACCAGCTCAAGTCGCTCATCGCGGTAGTGCAAGTGTGGGCAGGAAAGCTGCGGCGTCAACCACCCGAGGCGGGCGCGCTCACCGGCGTGGATGGCGGTCTGGGGGTGGGAGGCACCAGCGAGATCAAGGCTGCACTGATCAATAGGGCCGCAACGCCAGTGAGGGGAGCCGCGATGCGACGCGCCAGGGGTAAACGATGGCGGAGCTCAGAGCGGCGTAAGGGTTGCGGTTGCGGCCACTGCAGCGGCACAACCACAGACGGATCGAGCTGGAGGCGATCAAGACACCGCACCAAATCAGAGAGCTCGGCATCGTCCAGCGGTAGCTGTAGCGGTGGGGTGTTGGGCTGACTGCTGCGCAGTTCCAGCTCATGGCCGCCATCGGCAGGGCGGATCGCCACCGGCACCGTCTCGGTACCCACCGGTTTCGACACACCACTGAGGAGCTGGCGGGCATAGGGCAACACCGCATTCACCAGGGCCTGCAGGTGATCGCGCTGCCCCTCCATCTCGGTCTTGCCCGCCAGGGCCAAGGTGAAGCCGGTGAGGATGCCGATGGTTTGGCTGCTCTGGCCGGCAGAGAGATCAGGCAGACCCTCCAGCACAAGGCGGCAGCTGGTTTGTTCGTAGCGGCTGGTCAGTTTCATCGCAGGGTGTCGGTCATGCCGCGGTCAGGCCGCCGCGTCCAGCAGGCTGGCCTTGAGGCGGGAGAAACCACCGGGCCCGGCGCTGAGGGCCATGGTCTGAATCAAATCGCGGCAGAGGGCCGGGCCCTCCTGGGGATCCAGCAGTCGTTGTACGCCCCCACGGCGGGGGTTGAAGCGCTCTTGCAACAGCTCCTGTAGCCGGCCGCGGAACAGGGCCCAACGCTGTTCGCTCAGCTGGGGGGACTCCGCCGAAGAGAGCAGGCTGCGCAGCATCGGATAAAGCCGCTCCGCCAAGG
Coding sequences:
- a CDS encoding DUF3038 domain-containing protein gives rise to the protein MAEASPHPQRALSRRGLERLDLLLLCAEALDLNGGEAMVWLSEEMGLTDLFPNRVELWKRRCSNPLRRTTRRDLPTEAEADGLIRILNALAERLYPMLRSLLSSAESPQLSEQRWALFRGRLQELLQERFNPRRGGVQRLLDPQEGPALCRDLIQTMALSAGPGGFSRLKASLLDAAA
- a CDS encoding DUF4335 domain-containing protein; protein product: MKLTSRYEQTSCRLVLEGLPDLSAGQSSQTIGILTGFTLALAGKTEMEGQRDHLQALVNAVLPYARQLLSGVSKPVGTETVPVAIRPADGGHELELRSSQPNTPPLQLPLDDAELSDLVRCLDRLQLDPSVVVPLQWPQPQPLRRSELRHRLPLARRIAAPLTGVAALLISAALISLVPPTPRPPSTPVSAPASGG